The following proteins are co-located in the Vigna unguiculata cultivar IT97K-499-35 chromosome 9, ASM411807v1, whole genome shotgun sequence genome:
- the LOC114163078 gene encoding protein EARLY FLOWERING 3-like isoform X1, which yields MKRGKDDEKVMGPMFPRLHVNDTEKGGPRAPPRNKMALYEQFSIPSQRFNSGVLPLNPNISSNTAPPASSSQGTVPERNHVFPVHLPSQKPIRPVEKCHSRQSEGANLTSSLEQRKKVYEEDFRVPVYVHSRVSHGQCNDKSVESFDRKKITHTGTRYFGCSVAGQSECERVPKQFASSHVRKDARGETDGLPQVSTSKDQPLMSVRSISTRENIDTIVRQAKVTPNQEFQDCHVSKVNRFRQGDACLRQDCGVGSQSNDIGHSGSLVQSSRKIGNGNAATANQTNPAEAINDTGHHDARTGSLIQGRKLNGSDNASKISSVDNLSTLKISPDDVVGIIGQKQFWKARRAIAHQQRVFAVQVFELHRLIKVQQLIAGSPEVLLEDGTFLGKSPPKGSTRKKLSLEYVVKPWQQNLKRKDDSEKLNHKMECSAENAVGKTSLSSVKNDSHLSNYTPFPRNPQQANVGADSGMGPWCFHQSAGHQWLVPVMTPSEGLVYKPYPRPGFTGTDGGGCGPAPFGGNFMNPAYAIPTSHQGFGVSPQTPPGSLAYFPPYGMTVMNATMSESAVDQGNQFSSLGSHRYNNGHLPGGEADHITNNQSSCNLPTPTNGALSHVLKYQTSKDFELQGSTASSPGEMGLGLSTGQVAEGRDVLPLFPMVPAEPESIPRSLETGQPTRVIKVVPHNRISATASAARIFQSIQEERKQYDSV from the exons ATGAAGAGAGGGAAGGATGATGAGAAGGTGATGGGGCCAATGTTCCCTAGGCTACATGTCAATGATACAGAAAAGGGAGGACCAAGAGCACCACCTAGGAATAAGATGGCCCTCTATGAGCAGTTTAGTATTCCCTCTCAAAGGTTCAATTCAGGTGTTCTGCCACTCAACCCAAATATTTCCAGTAATACTGCTCCCCCTGCATCCTCAAGTCAG GGGACTGTCCCTGAGAGGAATCATGTCTTTCCGGTTCATTTGCCATCGCAGAAACCTATTCGTCCAGTAGAAAAATGTCACTCTCGCCAATCAGAAGGGGCAAATTTGACTTCTTCTCTTGAACAGAGAAAGAAGGTATATGAAGAAGACTTTAGGGTTCCTGTATACGTTCATTCAAGGGTTAGTCATGGTCAGTGTAATGATAAAAGTGTTGAGAGTTTCGACAGGAAAAAAATCACTCATACAGGCACTAGGTATTTCGGTTGTTCAGTTGCAGGGCAAAGTGAGTGTGAAAGGGTTCCCAAACAGTTTGCGTCCTCACATGTCAGGAAAGATGCGCGAGGTGAGACTGATGGTCTTCCACAAGTAAGTACAAGTAAAGACCAGCCATTAATGTCCGTCCGAAGCATATCAACGAGAGAAAATATTGACACCATAGTAAGGCAAGCCAAGGTAACTCCGAATCAAGAGTTTCAAGATTGTCATGTATCAAAAGTTAACAGATTTAGACAGGGTGATGCTTGCTTACGGCAGGACTGTGGAGTGGGGTCCCAATCCAATGACATTGGACATAGTGGTTCTCTTGTTCAGTCTTCAAGGAAGATTGGTAATGGAAATGCCGCCACAGCAAACCAAACCAATCCAGCTGAGGCAATCAATGACACTGGACATCATGATGCCAGGACGGGCAGTCTGATACAGGGTAGAAAACTAAATGGAAGTGACAATGCTTCAAAGATCTCCTCGGTAGACAATCTGTCAACATTGAAAATTTCACCAGATGATGTTGTTGGAATAATAGGTCAAAAGCAATTCTGGAAAGCTAGAAGAGCAATTGCCCA TCAACAGAGAGTTTTTGCTGTCCAAGTGTTTGAGCTGCACAGATTGATAAAG GTCCAACAACTAATTGCTGGATCACCAGAGGTTTTGCTTGAAGACGGCACTTTTCTGGGAAAGTCTCCTCCAAAGGGATCCACTCGGAAGAAACTTTCACTGGAATATGTTGTAAAACCTTGGCAACAAAACCTTAAGCGCAAAGATGATTCTGAAAAGTTAAATCATAAAATGGAATGTTCTGCAGAGAATGCAGTTGGCAAGACATCTCTGTCATCAGTGAAAAACGATAGCCACCTTTCAAACTACACCCCATTTCCAAGAAATCCACAACAGGCAAATGTGGGTGCTGACAGTGGAATGGGCCCTTGGTGTTTCCATCAGTCAGCTGGGCACCAATGGTTAGTTCCTGTTATGACTCCTTCCGAAGGGCTTGTCTACAAGCCATATCCCAGGCCTGGATTCACAGGAACAGATGGTGGAGGATGTGGGCCTGCTCCTTTTGGTGGTAATTTTATGAATCCAGCCTATGCAATCCCAACTTCTCATCAAGGTTTTGGGGTTTCACCACAAACACCTCCAGGAAGTCTTGCTTACTTCCCTCCATATGGCATGACAGTTATGAATGCAACCATGTCAGAGTCAGCTGTTGATCAGGGGAACCAGTTCTCTTCACTGGGTTCTCACAGGTATAATAATGGTCATTTACCTGGAGGAGAAGCTGATCATATCACAAACAATCAAAGCTCTTGTAATTTACCAACTCCCACAAATGGAGCATTATCACATGTCCTGAAATATCAGACATCTAAGGATTTTGAGTTGCAGGGGAGTACTGCAAGTAGTCCTGGTGAAATGGGACTGGGATTAAGCACAGGGCAagttgcagaaggaagggatgTTCTTCCTCTTTTCCCTATGGTTCCGGCAGAACCAGAGTCTATTCCTCGCTCTCTTGAAACCGGACAACCAACTCGAGTAATCAAAGTCGTGCCGCACAACCGTATATCAGCAACTGCTTCAGCAGCTAGAATTTTTCAATCAATTCAGGAAGAGAGGAAACAGTATGACTCAGTCTAG
- the LOC114163078 gene encoding protein EARLY FLOWERING 3-like isoform X2, whose product MKRGKDDEKVMGPMFPRLHVNDTEKGGPRAPPRNKMALYEQFSIPSQRFNSGVLPLNPNISSNTAPPASSSQGTVPERNHVFPVHLPSQKPIRPVEKCHSRQSEGANLTSSLEQRKKVYEEDFRVPVYVHSRVSHGQCNDKSVESFDRKKITHTGTRYFGCSVAGQSECERVPKQFASSHVRKDARGETDGLPQVSTSKDQPLMSVRSISTRENIDTIVRQAKDCGVGSQSNDIGHSGSLVQSSRKIGNGNAATANQTNPAEAINDTGHHDARTGSLIQGRKLNGSDNASKISSVDNLSTLKISPDDVVGIIGQKQFWKARRAIAHQQRVFAVQVFELHRLIKVQQLIAGSPEVLLEDGTFLGKSPPKGSTRKKLSLEYVVKPWQQNLKRKDDSEKLNHKMECSAENAVGKTSLSSVKNDSHLSNYTPFPRNPQQANVGADSGMGPWCFHQSAGHQWLVPVMTPSEGLVYKPYPRPGFTGTDGGGCGPAPFGGNFMNPAYAIPTSHQGFGVSPQTPPGSLAYFPPYGMTVMNATMSESAVDQGNQFSSLGSHRYNNGHLPGGEADHITNNQSSCNLPTPTNGALSHVLKYQTSKDFELQGSTASSPGEMGLGLSTGQVAEGRDVLPLFPMVPAEPESIPRSLETGQPTRVIKVVPHNRISATASAARIFQSIQEERKQYDSV is encoded by the exons ATGAAGAGAGGGAAGGATGATGAGAAGGTGATGGGGCCAATGTTCCCTAGGCTACATGTCAATGATACAGAAAAGGGAGGACCAAGAGCACCACCTAGGAATAAGATGGCCCTCTATGAGCAGTTTAGTATTCCCTCTCAAAGGTTCAATTCAGGTGTTCTGCCACTCAACCCAAATATTTCCAGTAATACTGCTCCCCCTGCATCCTCAAGTCAG GGGACTGTCCCTGAGAGGAATCATGTCTTTCCGGTTCATTTGCCATCGCAGAAACCTATTCGTCCAGTAGAAAAATGTCACTCTCGCCAATCAGAAGGGGCAAATTTGACTTCTTCTCTTGAACAGAGAAAGAAGGTATATGAAGAAGACTTTAGGGTTCCTGTATACGTTCATTCAAGGGTTAGTCATGGTCAGTGTAATGATAAAAGTGTTGAGAGTTTCGACAGGAAAAAAATCACTCATACAGGCACTAGGTATTTCGGTTGTTCAGTTGCAGGGCAAAGTGAGTGTGAAAGGGTTCCCAAACAGTTTGCGTCCTCACATGTCAGGAAAGATGCGCGAGGTGAGACTGATGGTCTTCCACAAGTAAGTACAAGTAAAGACCAGCCATTAATGTCCGTCCGAAGCATATCAACGAGAGAAAATATTGACACCATAGTAAGGCAAGCCAAG GACTGTGGAGTGGGGTCCCAATCCAATGACATTGGACATAGTGGTTCTCTTGTTCAGTCTTCAAGGAAGATTGGTAATGGAAATGCCGCCACAGCAAACCAAACCAATCCAGCTGAGGCAATCAATGACACTGGACATCATGATGCCAGGACGGGCAGTCTGATACAGGGTAGAAAACTAAATGGAAGTGACAATGCTTCAAAGATCTCCTCGGTAGACAATCTGTCAACATTGAAAATTTCACCAGATGATGTTGTTGGAATAATAGGTCAAAAGCAATTCTGGAAAGCTAGAAGAGCAATTGCCCA TCAACAGAGAGTTTTTGCTGTCCAAGTGTTTGAGCTGCACAGATTGATAAAG GTCCAACAACTAATTGCTGGATCACCAGAGGTTTTGCTTGAAGACGGCACTTTTCTGGGAAAGTCTCCTCCAAAGGGATCCACTCGGAAGAAACTTTCACTGGAATATGTTGTAAAACCTTGGCAACAAAACCTTAAGCGCAAAGATGATTCTGAAAAGTTAAATCATAAAATGGAATGTTCTGCAGAGAATGCAGTTGGCAAGACATCTCTGTCATCAGTGAAAAACGATAGCCACCTTTCAAACTACACCCCATTTCCAAGAAATCCACAACAGGCAAATGTGGGTGCTGACAGTGGAATGGGCCCTTGGTGTTTCCATCAGTCAGCTGGGCACCAATGGTTAGTTCCTGTTATGACTCCTTCCGAAGGGCTTGTCTACAAGCCATATCCCAGGCCTGGATTCACAGGAACAGATGGTGGAGGATGTGGGCCTGCTCCTTTTGGTGGTAATTTTATGAATCCAGCCTATGCAATCCCAACTTCTCATCAAGGTTTTGGGGTTTCACCACAAACACCTCCAGGAAGTCTTGCTTACTTCCCTCCATATGGCATGACAGTTATGAATGCAACCATGTCAGAGTCAGCTGTTGATCAGGGGAACCAGTTCTCTTCACTGGGTTCTCACAGGTATAATAATGGTCATTTACCTGGAGGAGAAGCTGATCATATCACAAACAATCAAAGCTCTTGTAATTTACCAACTCCCACAAATGGAGCATTATCACATGTCCTGAAATATCAGACATCTAAGGATTTTGAGTTGCAGGGGAGTACTGCAAGTAGTCCTGGTGAAATGGGACTGGGATTAAGCACAGGGCAagttgcagaaggaagggatgTTCTTCCTCTTTTCCCTATGGTTCCGGCAGAACCAGAGTCTATTCCTCGCTCTCTTGAAACCGGACAACCAACTCGAGTAATCAAAGTCGTGCCGCACAACCGTATATCAGCAACTGCTTCAGCAGCTAGAATTTTTCAATCAATTCAGGAAGAGAGGAAACAGTATGACTCAGTCTAG
- the LOC114162255 gene encoding zinc finger CCCH domain-containing protein 23-like, which translates to MIPNVQIPLWDSAAADGGPLSPFSPIAPDTATFSGDHFRMFHFKVLTCPRGRAHDWTECPYAHPAEKARRRDPRKFLYSATACPDYRKGNCKRGDTCQFAHGVFECWLHPSRYRTHLCKDGTNCRRRVCFFAHTNDQLRLLPESSSLSSPTSVMGSSFFDSPPSSPYVHNIQDIVSSMRNVQLEDGLFSGLTRCVFGSPSGGILSGNGCDEEEPVMERVESGRDIRARIYAKLSRENSIAGSQPVNGFRGL; encoded by the coding sequence ATGATACCCAACGTTCAAATACCGCTCTGGGACTCCGCCGCCGCAGACGGAGGACCACTATCCCCGTTCTCGCCCATTGCGCCCGACACCGCCACCTTCTCCGGCGATCATTTCCGCATGTTCCACTTCAAGGTCCTCACCTGTCCACGTGGCAGGGCCCACGACTGGACCGAGTGTCCCTACGCCCACCCCGCCGAGAAGGCTCGCCGCCGGGACCCCCGCAAGTTCCTCTACTCCGCCACGGCATGCCCTGATTACCGGAAGGGGAACTGCAAGAggggtgacacgtgtcagttcGCGCACGGCGTCTTCGAGTGCTGGCTCCACCCTTCTCGCTACAGAACCCACCTCTGTAAAGACGGCACTAACTGCCGCCGCAGAGTTTGCTTCTTCGCTCACACCAACGACCAGCTCCGCCTCCTACCCGAATCGTCCTCTCTTTCCTCTCCCACTTCCGTTATGGGCTCTTCCTTCTTCGATTCACCACCATCTTCTCCTTACGTCCACAACATACAAGACATAGTTAGCTCAATGCGGAATGTTCAACTGGAGGATGGGCTTTTTTCCGGTTTGACCCGCTGCGTGTTCGGGTCGCCAAGTGGCGGTATTTTAAGTGGCAATGGGTGTGACGAAGAAGAGCCTGTTATGGAGAGAGTGGAATCTGGGAGAGACATTAGGGCGAGAATCTACGCAAAGCTTAGCAGGGAGAATTCCATTGCAGGTTCCCAACCGGTGAATGGATTCCGGGGCCTTTGA
- the LOC114163722 gene encoding LOW QUALITY PROTEIN: uncharacterized protein LOC114163722 (The sequence of the model RefSeq protein was modified relative to this genomic sequence to represent the inferred CDS: inserted 1 base in 1 codon), with protein MENLPKINEGNHSEDDENIIINPHFDDGLNNWSGRGCKIAVHDSVGDGKILPKSGKFFASATERTQSWNGIQQEITGRVQRKLAYEVTALVRIFGNNVTTSDVRTTLWVQAPDLREQYIGIANVQATDKDWVQMQGKFLLNGSPAKVVVYLEGPPPGTDILVNTLVIKHAPKTPPSTPPECEIAAFGVNIIENSNLGDGTNGWFPLGSCTLSVGSGSPRIIPSMARDSLGPHESLSGRYLLVTNRTQTWMGPAQMITEKLKLFLTYQVSAWVRVGSSSTGPQNVNVALSVDNQWVNGGQVEIADGRWHEIGGSFRIEKQASKVMVYIQGPASGVDLMIAGLQIFGVDRQARFKYLRRQTEKIRKRDITLKFSGLDSIGNLGTLVRVRQIQNDFPIGTCINRSNIDNEDFVDFFVKHFNWAVFGNELKWYWTEPQQGKLNYKDADEMLDLCQKNKIDTRGHCIFWEVDSNVQQWIKSLNKTDLMKAVQNRMNDLLTRYKGKFRHYDVNNEMLHGSFYQDKLGKDIRANMFKTAHQLDPSATLFXNDYHVEDGCDTRSSPEKYIQHILDLQQQGAPVGGIGIQGHIDSPVGPIVCSALDKLGTLGIPIWFTELDVSSINEYVRADDLEVMLREAMAHPAIDGVMLWGFWELFMSRENSHLVNAEGELNEAGKRFLALKQEWLSHSHGYADAQGEFSFRGFSGTYIVEVVTLAKKVSKTFVVDKGDSSTVVSIDLDDENIIINPHFDDGLNNWSGRGCKIAVHDSVGDGKILPKSGKFFASATERTQSWNGIQQEITGRVQRKLAYEVTALVRIFGNNVTTSDVRTTLWVQEQDLREQYIGIANVQATDKDWVQMQGKFLLNGSPSKVVVYLEGPSPGTDILVNNLVVKHAAKTPPSTPPDCEIAAFGVNIIENSNLDDGTNGWFPLGSCTLSVGSGSPRIIPSMARESLGPHESLSGHYIHVTNRTQIWMGPTQIITEKLKLFLTYQVSAWVRIGSGSNGPQNVNVALNVDNQWVNVGQVEIADGRWHEIGGSFRIEKQASKVMVSIQGPASGVDLMIAGLQIFAVDRQARFKYLRRQTEKIRKRDITLKFSGLDSIGNLGTLVRVRQIQNDFPIGTCISRSNIDNEDFVDFFVKHFNWAVFGNELKWFWTEPQQGKLNYKDADEMLDLCQKNKIDTRGHCIFWEVDSTVQQWIKSLNKTDLMKAVQNRMNDLLTRYNGKFRHYDVNNEMLHGSFYQDKLGKDIRANMFKTAHQLDPSATLFVNDYHVEDGCDTRSSPEKYIQHILDLQQQGAPVGGIGIQGHIDSPVGPIVCSALDKLGTLGIPIWFTELDVSSINEYVRADDLEVMLREAMAHAAIDGVMLWGFWELFMSRENSHLVSAEGELNEAGKRFLTLKQEWLSHSHGYADAQGEFSFRGFSGTYNVEVVTLAKKVSKTFVVDKGDSSIVVSIDL; from the exons ATGGAAAACTTACCGAAGATCAATGAAGGAAACCACTCCGAG GATGATGAAAACATCATAATAAATCCCCATTTTGATGATGGCCTGAATAATTGGTCTGGAAGAGGCTGCAAGATTGCCGTACATGACTCCGTGGGAGATGGAAAGATTCTTCCCAAGTCTGGTAAATTCTTTGCATCTGCAACAGAACGTACCCAAAGCTGGAACGGGATTCAGCAGGAGATCACAGGAAGAGTGCAGCGCAAGCTTGCCTATGAGGTTACTGCATTAGTTCGGATATTTGGTAACAATGTCACCACTTCTGATGTAAGGACTACTTTGTGGGTTCAAGCACCAGATCTTCGGGAGCAGTATATAGGCATTGCCAA TGTGCAGGCAACAGATAAAGATTGGGTCCAAATGCAGGGAAAGTTCCTTCTAAATGGTTCTCCAGCAAAAGTAGTGGTTTATTTAGAAGGTCCCCCTCCAGGCACTGACATTCTTGTCAATACTTTGGTTATAAAACATGCACCTAAAACACCACCATCAACACCACCAGAGTGTGAG ATTGCTGCTTTTGGTGTTAACATAATTGAAAACAGTAATCTGGGTGATGGCACTAATGGATGGTTTCCACTTGGGAGTTGTACTCTGAGCGTTGGGAGTGGTTCACCGCGTATAATTCCATCAATGGCAAGAGACTCTCTTGGGCCTCATGAATCCTTGAGCGGGCGCTACCTCCTTGTGACCAATCGCACACAAACATGGATGGGTCCTGCTCAGATGATAACTGAGAAATTGAAACTCTTTCTAACTTATCAAGTATCTGCTTGGGTCAGGGTCGGTTCCAGTTCAACCGGGCCTCAGAATGTTAATGTTGCGCTTAGCGTTGATAACCAGTGGGTCAATGGAGGGCAAGTTGAGATTGCTGATGGCAGGTGGCACGAGATTGGTGGGTCTTTTAGAATCGAGAAGCAGGCATCTAAGGTTATGGTTTATATTCAAGGACCTGCTTCTGGTGTTGATTTAATGATTGCTGGACTTCAAATTTTTGGTGTTGATAGACAAGCAAGGTTTAAGTATTTGAGGAGGCAGACAGAAAAG ATCCGTAAGCGTGATATTACTCTAAAATTCTCTGGGCTGGATTCAATTGGAAATCTTGGAACCTTGGTGAGAGTCAGACAAATACAAAATGATTTTCCCATAGGAACGTGCATTAACAGAAGCAATATTGACAACGAAGATTTTGTGGACTTCTTTGTGAAACATTTTAACTGGGCAGTGTTTGGCAATGAGTTGAAGTGGTACTGGACTGAGCCACAACAAGGGAAGCTGAATTACAAGGATGCTGATGAAATGCTCGACTTATGTCAGAAAAACAAGATAGACACTCGAGGCCATTGTATCTTCTGGGAAGTAGACAGCAATGTTCAGCAATGGATCAAATCACTGAATAAAACTGATTTGATGAAAGCTGTCCAAAATCGCATGAATGATTTATTGACTCGCTACAAGGGTAAGTTCAGACACTATGATGTGAACAACGAAATGTTGCACGGTTCGTTCTATCAGGACAAACTAGGTAAGGATATAAGGGCAAACATGTTCAAGACAGCACACCAATTAGATCCATCTGCTACTCTTT TGAATGACTATCATGTTGAAGATGGATGTGACACCAGATCATCCCCAGAAAAGTACATTCAACATATTCTTGATTTGCAGCAGCAGGGTGCCCCAGTTGGGGGAATAGGAATTCAAGGTCACATAGATAGTCCTGTGGGGCCTATTGTTTGTTCTGCCCTTGATAAATTGGGCACTCTTGGTATACCAATCTGGTTTACTGAGCTTGATGTTTCTTCCATCAATGAATATGTCAGAGCTGATGATCTAGAAGTTATGCTGCGGGAAGCTATGGCACACCCTGCCATAGACGGTGTAATGCTATGGGGATTTTGGGAGTTGTTTATGAGTCGGGAAAATTCACACCTGGTGAATGCAGAAGGAGAACTCAACGAAGCTGGGAAAAGATTCCTTGCTCTCAAACAAGAGTGGTTGTCTCACAGCCATGGTTATGCTGATGCGCAAGGGGAATTCAGCTTCAGAGGCTTCAGTGGAACATACATCGTCGAAGTTGTCACCTTAGCAAAGAAAGTTTCTAAGACATTCGTTGTTGACAAGGGTGACTCCTCAACGGTGGTATCAATAGATTTA GATGATGAAAACATCATAATAAATCCCCATTTTGATGATGGCCTGAATAATTGGTCTGGAAGAGGCTGCAAGATTGCCGTACATGACTCCGTGGGAGATGGAAAGATTCTTCCCAAGTCTGGTAAATTCTTTGCATCTGCAACAGAACGTACCCAAAGCTGGAACGGGATTCAGCAGGAGATCACAGGAAGAGTGCAGCGCAAGCTTGCCTATGAGGTTACTGCATTAGTTCGGATATTTGGTAACAATGTCACCACTTCTGATGTAAGGACTACTTTGTGGGTTCAAGAACAAGATCTTCGGGAGCAGTATATAGGCATTGCCAA TGTGCAGGCAACAGATAAAGATTGGGTCCAAATGCAGGGAAAATTCCTCCTAAATGGTTCTCCATCAAAAGTAGTAGTTTATTTAGAAGGTCCCTCTCCAGGAACTGACATCCTTGTCAATAATTTGGTTGTAAAACATGCAGCTAAAACACCACCATCAACACCACCAGATTGTGAG ATTGCTGCTTTTGGTGTTAACATAATTGAAAACAGTAATCTGGATGATGGCACTAATGGATGGTTTCCACTTGGGAGTTGTACTCTGAGCGTTGGGAGTGGTTCACCGCGTATAATTCCATCAATGGCAAGAGAATCTCTTGGGCCTCATGAATCTTTGAGCGGGCACTACATCCATGTAACCAATCGCACACAAATATGGATGGGTCCTACTCAGATCATCACTGAGAAATTGAAACTCTTTCTAACTTATCAAGTATCTGCTTGGGTGAGGATCGGTTCTGGATCAAATGGGCCTCAGAATGTTAATGTTGCGCTTAACGTTGATAACCAGTGGGTCAATGTAGGACAAGTTGAGATTGCTGATGGCAGGTGGCACGAAATTGGTGGGTCTTTTAGAATCGAAAAGCAGGCATCTAAGGTTATGGTTTCTATTCAAGGACCTGCTTCTGGTGTTGATTTAATGATTGCTGGACTTCAAATTTTTGCTGTTGATAGACAAGCAAGGTTTAAGTATTTGAGGAGGCAAACAGAAAAG ATCCGTAAGCGTGATATTACTCTAAAATTCTCTGGGCTGGATTCAATTGGAAATCTTGGAACCTTGGTGAGAGTCAGACAAATACAAAATGATTTTCCCATAGGAACGTGCATTAGCAGAAGCAATATTGACAATGAAGATTTTGTGGACTTCTTTGTGAAACATTTTAACTGGGCAGTTTTTGGCAATGAGTTGAAGTGGTTCTGGACTGAGCCACAACAGGGGAAGCTGAATTACAAGGATGCTGATGAAATGCTTGACTTATGTCAGAAAAACAAGATAGACACTCGAGGCCATTGTATCTTCTGGGAAGTAGACAGCACTGTTCAGCAATGGATCAAATCACTGAATAAAACTGATTTGATGAAAGCTGTCCAAAATCGCATGAATGACTTATTGACTCGCTACAACGGTAAGTTCAGACACTATGATGTGAACAACGAAATGTTGCACGGTTCGTTCTATCAGGACAAACTAGGTAAGGATATAAGGGCAAACATGTTCAAGACAGCACACCAATTAGATCCATCTGCTACTCTTTTTGTGAATGACTATCATGTTGAAGATGGATGTGACACCAGATCATCCCCAGAAAAGTACATTCAACATATTCTTGATTTGCAGCAGCAAGGTGCCCCAGTTGGGGGAATAGGAATTCAAGGTCACATAGATAGTCCTGTGGGGCCTATTGTTTGTTCTGCCCTTGATAAATTGGGCACTCTTGGTATACCAATCTGGTTTACTGAGCTTGATGTGTCTTCCATCAATGAATATGTCAGAGCTGATGATCTAGAAGTTATGCTGCGGGAAGCTATGGCACACGCTGCCATAGACGGTGTAATGCTATGGGGATTTTGGGAGTTGTTTATGAGCCGGGAAAATTCACACCTGGTGAGTGCAGAAGGAGAACTCAACGAAGCTGGAAAAAGATTCCTTACTCTCAAACAAGAGTGGTTGTCTCACAGCCATGGTTATGCTGATGCGCAAGGGGAATTCAGCTTCAGAGGCTTCAGTGGAACATACAACGTCGAAGTGGTCACCTTAGCAAAGAAAGTTTCTAAGACATTCGTTGTTGATAAGGGTGACTCCTCAATAGTGGTATCAATCGATTTATAA
- the LOC114164426 gene encoding homeobox-leucine zipper protein HAT22-like, which translates to MVFDISNPGLQLGLGLGLHDQSQETCMKSHERRRRQRQSQKKKEADPRKNKTHPSLRLGPPHDDDANNNHQVTKTDSDECCDDFHGRASPPSAVSSFLNSSSIIKRERDREEVELEVEKFPSNLRVVDLHEYGNYSKKKLRLTKEQSAVLEDSFKDHSTLTLTQKQELAKKLNLRARQVEVWFQNRRARTKLKQTEMNCEILKKCCESLTEENKMLQKELEELKLMKTALQGPIFMQLPVPTLTICPSCQRISGGSAATTTDNASSSTTTTTLLVGPKLPHFYKNNYTFTQSSAAC; encoded by the exons ATGGTCTTTGATATCTCCAACCCAGGGCTTCAACTAGGTCTTGGTCTTGGCCTCCATGATCAGTCACAAGAAACTTGCATGAAGAGCCATGAACGAAGGCGAAGACAAAGACAGAGCCAGAAAAAGAAGGAAGCGGATCCACGTAAGAACAAGACTCACCCATCACTTAGGTTAGGACCGCCCCATGATGATGATgcaaataataatcatcaaGTTACAAAGACTGATTCCGATGAATGTTGTGATGATTTTCACGGTCGTGCTTCTCCTCCGAGTGCAGTGTCTTCGTTTCTTAACTCATCAAGCATCATCAAGAGAGAGCGAGATCGTGAAGAAGTTGAGTTAGAGGTAGAGAAGTTTCCCTCAAACTTAAGAGTCGTGGATCTTCATGAATATGGTAATTACTCCAAGAAGAAGCTTAGACTCACCAAAGAACAATCTGCAGTCTTGGAAGATAGCTTCAAAGACCATTCTACTCTCACTCtg ACACAGAAGCAAGAATTGGCAAAGAAACTGAATCTGCGGGCGAGACAAGTGGAGGTATGGTTTCAGAACAGAAGAGCGAG GACAAAACTGAAGCAAACGGAAATGAACTGTGAGATACTGAAAAAGTGCTGCGAAAGTCTAACAGAGGAGAACAAGATGCTGCAAAAAGAGTTGGAAGAGCTTAAATTGATGAAAACAGCATTGCAGGGACCCATTTTTATGCAGCTTCCAGTGCCAACCCTTACGATATGCCCTTCCTGTCAGAGAATTTCCGGTGGCAGCGCCGCCACCACCACCGACAATGCCTCCTCttctaccaccaccaccaccttgCTTGTGGGTCCAAAGCTCCCCCACTTCTATAAAAATAACTACACATTCACACAATCATCTGCAGCTTGCTAG